In Erwinia sp. SLM-02, the genomic window GACGCCAAGCGCGAACTGAGCGGGTAATTTTTCACGCAGCGTAGTCAGGAACTGCGCGTAGTCACCCAGCCGGCGCGTTGCCGCATCAAAGTCGATTTGCAGGCCAACGACGTGATTGCCGCTCTGGCTCCAGCGCGCCAGCAGGCCGACGATCCGCGTCACGATCTCATCCGGCAGATCCAGGGTTGATAATCGGACGGTTAACCAGATACGCGGGAAGGAGAGCCTGCTGACCGGCAGGCCAACCCGCTCGAATACCGGGCGACCGCGATACAGATTCACCTCGCCCTGATGCAGATACACCACCTCGGCTCCACCCATCTCCGCCGAGCTGCCGACCCCGGACCACAGCCAGAATGCACGGCGATCGGCGGCGCGAACGCGATAGCGATCCCCCGAAATCGCAGCGGTGCAAGCCTGACCCGCGACGGTGTTTGGGTTATTGCCGGTATCGGCATGTTCACTCGCTTTAATGCAATCTTTCGCTTCAATACCCGAACAAGCATGATTGCAGCCGTGGGGAGCGACACCGTCACTGGCACTGGCATCAGCCCCCGTCCCGAAGGCCGTCAGGCCGCACAGCACGATTACCAGTAGTATTTGAGCCGCTGCGCCCATGGCCCGCCCCGGTAATCCGCTTTCAGTCGGTTAAACCAGCCCTTACGCACCGCCGGTTCAACCTCTTTACCGCCGCAGTCGTTATAGCCCGACGGCGCATAGCACATCACCGCACGGTACAGCGCAAAGCTTTTATCTTCCGGCTCTGCACGCGGATCCTGAATCACCTGCGTGTAGTACGCCTGACGATTGGGCGCACCGTCGCTGCCGTCACCCACCACGGCACCCAGCGCCAGATTGCCGTCATCTTCCGGCCAGCTGTCCACCTTCACCCGCGTGGTGCGGAAAAATTCGCCGAGGCAGTTCAGCGCGTGGGCATCATCAGCGCGGGCGTTAAGCGTATTCACCGTTTGTTCCAGCGAAGCACAGCGGTAGCCCGGCTCGGCCTTATCCCCGGCCCAGTCAAATACCGTCAGGTCGACATCCGCAAAGGCGCTGTCCACCACCGGCTGGGCGATATGGTTCGCCAGCGTTTTATCCTGTAGCCAGTGGCCGTAGCGACCGGCAATCAGGTCCTTCACCAGCAGCGTATGCAGGGCAATCGTCTTCTCTTCGTTGCCTGAGCCCTCTTTTACCTGCTGGCGCAGCAGATCGGGCGTCGCCAGTTTTTTCAGCACCAGCGAGCGATAGCGCAGGTTGGTGACCTGGCTGTCCGATGCAAATATCTTCCCGGTCTGGCCGCTGCTGACCAGCGTTGCCGCCAGCATGGCCTGCAGCATCTGCTGCTGCTCCTTATCTTTAGTCAGCGTGAGCAGATGCAGCCAGTGCTGGCGTGCAGCATCCCAGTTCTTCTGATCCATCAGCACATCGCCGTACAGCACCTGATTGCTGAAGGTCAGAATGTCATGTTCCGGCAGCGATGCCGCCGGTTTAATTGCGCCAAGCACCGTGGCGTAATCCTGCTTCTGCTCCGCCAGCAGCAGGGTCAGATACTGCCAGAGCGGGAGCTGCTGCCCCTTTTCAAAAATCGGTTTGATCTGCTCAAGATACGGCGAGTCAACGCAGGGGGTTTTGCCATCGCATTCCGTACTGCGCATCAGGCGCAGCGTCTGGATAAAGGTCAGCAGCGGCGCATCCGGCGCGCTGAGGAACCAGGCCTCGTTGCGGGTCAGATCCTTACTCAGCAGCTTGTCATCCGTTTCCGCGATCAGCGACGTCAGCTCGCCGACGCTGCCCGCCTGTTTCAGCGCCTGCTCGGCCTGCTGGGCCAGCGGGTCCCAGTCTTCCAGATACCAGTTGATGCGCCTCAACATGCCGCGCGCTGAACTGGCGTACAGCCCCTCCGGCCATTTTTGCAGGTAGGCCTGGGCCTGTTGACGTGCTTCCGTCGCGGCGGCTTTATCAATGTTTTTCACATCAAAATCACCGTACATGCCGCTGGCGTTGGCGCTGCTGCGGTTAAGATCGGTACGCATCAGCATATACGCAGCGGTTTCCGCCAGCCACGGCTGCTGGCTGCCCCCGAGCGCGGCAAAAGCGGCGGCCGCCGCCGGATAGTCCCCGGCGTAGAACTGGTTTGCCGCCAGCAGGTAGTGCTGAAACTGCGCGGCCGCGGAATTTTCCGGGAAGGCCAGCGCGGCGATCTCCGCCTGGGCCTCCGCGCTACCGTTGACCTTCAGGCGGGTTGTGGCCAGCGATCGGCGCTGTTCCGCGGTGAGCGCGGTTTCCGCCAGCAGCGCGCGATAGAACTGCTCGACTGACGCTAAGGAGTTCGACACGTGGCGATCTTCCAGGCCGCGGCTCTGCTGGCGGAAGGTATCCAGCAGCGCGTCGTCAACGCCGATTTGCCCGGCCTGCATCGTCAGCGGCAGATCGGCCACCGAGGCGGTCTCTGGCGTTTCATCCTGCAGATGCGCATACCATTCCGATATATGCGGCGCAAAATAGTAGTCGCGACTGTGAACGGCATCAACAGAGTCCGGCAGCACCGGCAGCGCAAAGGCCTTCTTCTCACCCAGCAGCCGGATCAGGTTATCCCGGGTATCATTGCCAATATCCAGCACCGGCGGGCTGCTAATCAGGCACCCCGCTGCGCTCCAGGGACAGTTCCCCATATCCGAAGAGGCGATCGCCGACTGGCTGAACAACGCCGCACCGCCTGCTGCCAGCATCAGTCCCATGACTCTGTTTTTTTGCTTCATTTTCGGCTCCTTTCCTGCGAAATCGCGCACGATCGTCCTGAAGAGTAGTACGAAATTAGCCAGGAAACTCGCCGGCTTTGATGGTCCAGGCGCTGTGATGCTGTTCCAGGCCAATTTTCGGGTAATAGCCTTCAGCCAGCGGCGCGGCCAGCAGGATCAGGCGACAGGTATCCTCAAGCTGGCGGCAGGTTTCCGCAATCAGCGCTTTGCCAATGCCGCCCTTCTGCACCGTTTCGGACACGGCGAGATCGGACAAATAGCAGCAGAAGGTGAAATCCGTCAGCGAACGGGCAACGCCCACCAGCTTCTCACCCTGCCAGGCGGTAACCGTCAGATTGGCATGTTTTAACATCTTCTCCAGGCGTTCGGCGTCGTCCAGCGGCCTTCTCTCCCCCAGCGACGTTTCGCTCAGCAGCTCAATAAACTGCCGTGTGGTGATCGGGTGGTTCACCCGATAAACAATATCCGTTCCGTTTTCCATCGCGCTGCCGTCTCCTGTGCGGTTGAACATATCTTTGATAAACATCAGATTATGCCAGTTAATTTCGCTTAGCAATGTCGGCCAGATTAACGCCTGCCGATGACGCCCGCATGAAGCTCCACCGCCCACGCCTCCAGCGAGATCTGTATCACAAAATTCAGTGACTTAGCGGCCCCGCGAAACCGCTTATCCCCTCCGGCTACCGCTCAGCGCTGCATATGACCGCTTAACCACTCTTTCCCCCGTTCAGGGGAAAAATTCGCCACCATATTCCCAGCCTTTTTTTGTGTCCTTTACTCACACATTCGTACCTCAGCCCGGACGCTGGGATCTCTTTCTTTCATTCTAAAAACCAGGTTTCCTATGAATAAAAATACGTTATTCAAGCACCTACCCTGGATGATTCTTGGAATCATCGGCGCCTGCTGTCTGGCCGTCGTCGCTCTGCGGCGGGGTGAGCATATCAGCGCACTGTGGATCGTCGTCGCTTCCGTGTCGGTCTATCTGGTCGCTTACCGCTACTACAGTCTGTATATCGCCCAAAAGGTGATGAAGCTCGACCCGACGCGTTCGACTCCCGCGGTGATCAATAACGACGGTCTGAACTACGTGCCAACAAACCGTAACGTCCTGTTCGGTCACCACTTTGCCGCCATCGCCGGTGCCGGTCCGCTGGTCGGCCCGGTGCTGGCCGCGCAGATGGGCTATCTGCCCGGCGTGCTGTGGCTGCTGGCGGGCGTGGTGCTGGCCGGTGCGGTGCAGGACTTTATGGTGCTGTTTATCTCTTCCCGCCGCAACGGCGCCTCGCTCGGCGAGATGATCAAAGAAGAGATGGGTCCGGTTCCCGGCACCATTGCGCTGTTCGGCTGCTTCCTGATTATGATTATTATCCTCGCCGTGCTGGCGCTGATCGTCGTTAAGGCGCTGGCGGAAAGCCCGTGGGGCGTGTTCACCGTCTGCTCGACGGTGCCGATCGCGCTGTTTATGGGGATCTACATGCGCTTCCTGCGGCCCGGCCGCGTTGGCGAAGTGTCGGTGATCGGTATCGTGCTGCTGGTGGCCTCCATTTACTACGGCGGCGTGATTGCGCACGACCCGTACTGGGGCCCGGCGCTGACCTTTAAAGACACCACCATCACCTTCACACTGATCGGCTACGCGTTTGTCTCCGCCCTGCTGCCGGTGTGGCTGATTCTGGCCCCGCGTGACTACCTGGCCACCTTCCTGAAAATCGGGGTGATCGTCGGCCTGGCCATCGGCATCGTGATCCTCAATCCTGAACTGAAAATGCCGGCCATTACCCAGTATATCGACGGTACCGGGCCGCTGTGGAAAGGGGCGCTGTTCCCGTTCCTGTTTATTACCATCGCCTGCGGTGCCGTCTCCGGCTTCCACGCGCTGATTGCCTCCGGCACCACGCCGAAGCTGCTGGCCTGTGAAACCGACGCGCGCTTTATTGGCTACGGCGCCATGCTGATGGAGTCCTTTGTGGCGGTGATGGCGCTGGTGGCGGCGTCGATTATCGAACCCGGCCTCTACTTCGCCATGAACACTCCGCCGGCCGGCCTGGGCATTACCATGCCGAATCTGCACGAGCTGGGCGGCGAAAACGCGCCGATGATTATGGCGCAGCTGAGAGACGTTACCGCACACGCGGCGGCCACCGTCAGCTCCTGGGGCTTCGTGATTACCCCGGATCAGATCCTGCAAACGGCGAAAGATATCGGTGAGCCTTCGGTGCTGAACCGCGCCGGCGGTGCGCCAACGCTGGCGGTGGGTATCGCCCACGTCTTCCACAAGATTGTGCCGGTGGCCGATATGGGCTTCTGGTATCACTTCGGTATTCTGTTTGAGGCGTTGTTTATTCTGACCGCGCTGGATGCCGGAACCCGTTCAGGCCGCTTTATGCTGCAGGATCTGCTGGGTAACTTCGTGCCGTTCCTGAAGAAAACCGACTCGCTGGTGGCGGGAATTATCGGTACCGCGGGCTGCGTGGGGCTGTGGGGCTATCTGCTGTATCAGGGCGTGGTTGACCCGCTGGGCGGCGTGAAGAGCCTGTGGCCGCTGTTCGGTATCTCTAACCAGATGCTGGCCGCCGTGGCGCTGGTGCTGGCGACCGTGGTGCTGGTGAAAATGAAGCGCACCCAATACATCTGGGTAACCGTACTGCCAGCCGTCTGGCTGCTGATCTGCACCACCTGGGCGCTGGGCCTGAAACTGTTCAGCACTAATCCGCAGATGGAAGGCTTCTTCTATATGGCCGGTCAGTACAAGGAACGCATTCAGGCCGGCGGTGCCGAGCTGACCCAGCAGCAGATCGACAATATGCATCATATTGTGATCAACAACTACACTAACGCCGGACTGAGTATCCTGTTCCTGATTGTGGTGTACAGTATTATCTTCTACGGCATTAAAGCGTGGATGAAGGCGCGCCGGACGGACCAGCGCACCGACAAAGAAACGCCTTATGTCCCGGTGCCGAAAGAAGGGGTGAAAGTCTCTTCCGGCCACTGATCGTCTCAGAATCTCAGCCCCGCCATGCGGGGCTGTCTCCTGCCCGACGGCGGGGGATCGCTTAAGGAGCGGCGTATGTTCGACAACCTCGGCGCGGCAAAAAAATACCTCGGTCAGGCGGCAAGAATGCTGGTAGGCATCCCCGATTACGATACCTACGTCCTGCATATGCAGACCAATCACCCGGACAAACCGGTGATGACCTATAAGGAATTTTTCCGCGAACGCCAGCAGGCCCGCTACGGCGGCGACGGCAAAGGCGGAATGCGCTGCTGTTAACAGGAACGATTATGACCCCGATTGCAGTCACCGTTTTAACCGGTTTCCTCGGCGCAGGCAAAACCACCCTGCTGCGCCATATCCTGCACGAACAGCAGGATTACAAAATCGCCGTAATTGAAAATGAGTTCGGCGAAGTCTCGGTAGATACCCAACTGATTGGCGATCGCGCCAGCCAGATTACCACCCTGACCAACGGCTGCATCTGCTGCACCCGCGCCAACGAGCTGGAGGACGCGCTGCTGGATCTGCTCGACGGGCTGGACAACGGCGATCTGAGCTTTGACCGGCTGGTGATTGAGTGCACCGGCATGGCGGACCCCGGCCCGATCCTGCAAACCTTCTTCTCCCACGAAATTATCTGCGAACGCTATCTGCTGGACGGGGTGATTACCCTGGTGGATGCGGTGCATGCCGACCAGCAGTTAAACCAGTTCAGCCTGGCGCAGTCGCAGATCGGCTACGCGGATCGCATTCTGCTGAGCAAAACCGACGTCTCCGGCGACAACGCGGCGCTGACCGAACGGCTCCAGCGCATCAACGCCCGCGCGCCGATCTATCCGGTGGTCCACGGCCAGATCGATCTCGCCCTGCTGTTCGATACCCGCGGCTTTATGCTGGAGGAGCAGGTGGTGGTCGCCAAACCGCGCTTCCAGCGCATTCACGAGGCGCAGAACGCCATCTCCTCAATCGTGGTGGAGTTTGACTACCCGGTGGTGCTGGGGGACGTGTCGGCGGTCATGGAGAACCTGCTGGGCAGCTTTGCCGAAAGCCTGCTGCGCTACAAGGGGATGCTGTGGATCGCCGACCAGCCGTGCCGCCTGCTGTTCCAGGGCGTGCAGCGGCTCTACAGCGCCGACTGGGATCGTCCTTGGGAAGCGGACGAGCAGCCGCACAGCACGCTGGTGTTTATCGGCGTGAACCTGCCGGAAGCGGAGATCCGAAGCGCCTTTGACGGGCTGAAGGTGAACCCGCCTGCCGCACAGTAGCCATTTCATCCTGTTCAGATAGCGACGGCGAACCGGCATGGTTTAGCCGTCGCGCAACGGCAGCGCATCCCCTCCACGGCCTTTCCCTTACCGGCCACCTGACACTGCCTGCCTGCCTGCCTGCCTGCCTGCCTGCCTGCCTGCCTGCCTGCCTGCCTGCCTGACAGGCATCTTATTTTGCCTGGCCGGCCCACACCACCATCACTTTGTCATCGCCCTTTTCGCGCACAAAACCGTAGCCCTGCAGCAGAGCCAGCGTGGTCTGTTTCCCCGCGCCCAGCGCCGGATGGCGGGCGCGAAACTGCCCGAGCCGCTGCCAGTGACGCAGGCTGGCGGCCGCGCTGCCGTTCAGATCCTGCCAGTTCATGTCCGATCGCGTGCCCTGCAGCGGATCCGATCCGGTCGGGCCAAACGGCCGCGCCGATTCATCGCCGTAAAAGATCTGTACGGCTCCGGGTGCCAACAGCAGCAGCTCCGCCGACCGCGTACCGCCCTCGCGGAACAGCCGGGTATCGTGCGACGACAGATAGCTCAGGACGTTAAATTCCTGCAGTTTTTCCGCCATCTGCTGCCAGACGCCGTCCATATTCGCCAGGCAATCCGCCGCACCGGTTGCCTGATCCTGATAATCGAAATTGATCATC contains:
- a CDS encoding DUF3142 domain-containing protein, with amino-acid sequence MGAAAQILLVIVLCGLTAFGTGADASASDGVAPHGCNHACSGIEAKDCIKASEHADTGNNPNTVAGQACTAAISGDRYRVRAADRRAFWLWSGVGSSAEMGGAEVVYLHQGEVNLYRGRPVFERVGLPVSRLSFPRIWLTVRLSTLDLPDEIVTRIVGLLARWSQSGNHVVGLQIDFDAATRRLGDYAQFLTTLREKLPAQFALGVTGLLDWASTGDIATLNKLPVDELVVQTYQGRHSVPNYARYLPALKKLQIPFRIGLVQHGEWDPRYERELSGSRWYRGAVVFMLRPVR
- a CDS encoding GNAT family N-acetyltransferase → MFIKDMFNRTGDGSAMENGTDIVYRVNHPITTRQFIELLSETSLGERRPLDDAERLEKMLKHANLTVTAWQGEKLVGVARSLTDFTFCCYLSDLAVSETVQKGGIGKALIAETCRQLEDTCRLILLAAPLAEGYYPKIGLEQHHSAWTIKAGEFPG
- a CDS encoding carbon starvation CstA family protein, with the protein product MNKNTLFKHLPWMILGIIGACCLAVVALRRGEHISALWIVVASVSVYLVAYRYYSLYIAQKVMKLDPTRSTPAVINNDGLNYVPTNRNVLFGHHFAAIAGAGPLVGPVLAAQMGYLPGVLWLLAGVVLAGAVQDFMVLFISSRRNGASLGEMIKEEMGPVPGTIALFGCFLIMIIILAVLALIVVKALAESPWGVFTVCSTVPIALFMGIYMRFLRPGRVGEVSVIGIVLLVASIYYGGVIAHDPYWGPALTFKDTTITFTLIGYAFVSALLPVWLILAPRDYLATFLKIGVIVGLAIGIVILNPELKMPAITQYIDGTGPLWKGALFPFLFITIACGAVSGFHALIASGTTPKLLACETDARFIGYGAMLMESFVAVMALVAASIIEPGLYFAMNTPPAGLGITMPNLHELGGENAPMIMAQLRDVTAHAAATVSSWGFVITPDQILQTAKDIGEPSVLNRAGGAPTLAVGIAHVFHKIVPVADMGFWYHFGILFEALFILTALDAGTRSGRFMLQDLLGNFVPFLKKTDSLVAGIIGTAGCVGLWGYLLYQGVVDPLGGVKSLWPLFGISNQMLAAVALVLATVVLVKMKRTQYIWVTVLPAVWLLICTTWALGLKLFSTNPQMEGFFYMAGQYKERIQAGGAELTQQQIDNMHHIVINNYTNAGLSILFLIVVYSIIFYGIKAWMKARRTDQRTDKETPYVPVPKEGVKVSSGH
- a CDS encoding YbdD/YjiX family protein; this encodes MFDNLGAAKKYLGQAARMLVGIPDYDTYVLHMQTNHPDKPVMTYKEFFRERQQARYGGDGKGGMRCC
- the yjiA gene encoding GTPase encodes the protein MTPIAVTVLTGFLGAGKTTLLRHILHEQQDYKIAVIENEFGEVSVDTQLIGDRASQITTLTNGCICCTRANELEDALLDLLDGLDNGDLSFDRLVIECTGMADPGPILQTFFSHEIICERYLLDGVITLVDAVHADQQLNQFSLAQSQIGYADRILLSKTDVSGDNAALTERLQRINARAPIYPVVHGQIDLALLFDTRGFMLEEQVVVAKPRFQRIHEAQNAISSIVVEFDYPVVLGDVSAVMENLLGSFAESLLRYKGMLWIADQPCRLLFQGVQRLYSADWDRPWEADEQPHSTLVFIGVNLPEAEIRSAFDGLKVNPPAAQ